The following proteins are encoded in a genomic region of Leptospira ryugenii:
- a CDS encoding PP2C family protein-serine/threonine phosphatase produces the protein MKVKRKYTNKKRKILWGYILFCLCLLLPNCHFESIQTARPSIDLFQEDTIEYLWLPSDSDKNHPQFLAKETFAVFEKGKLGGKPNPNHKLWIRIRKPQKVAFSQPVLFLEIALEKMKVFEGNELIYTFSETDYVFPHIIPLSADKEGFIYIEFDGIYRGFLGIDRSAWILEHQDAYHHMFIQNFFRICLGPVLVFLSLLFFGMYFLNRSLKMNLFFSAFLMSCAWIEITNGFIAYFWQNQSQLVSTIQYVNYALCPLMLLLFLAQVFPPFFGSLFRLISCIHVVLYIVYFLRNDSDPVSFLNIEEDFSLWLVPEAIIVIYSSIYVIFRKQKHLTLISVGIIIFIFTGIHDVLVDLEILPYRLSLIHLGLWIGVVAFAYFVFKQYFQMIQSMDQMNQLLIQKNKDLERLIAIDRDLDLAHTLQESLLAKREIKESLIHIKSFNQALHSVGGDYFDFTQDSMGNWGIIICDVAGHGISSAFVAAMTKMAFSATAPYMQFPQKVLHSMNRNLTGKVSGLFITSSYLYFDLEAKLLSFSNAGHPEFYLIRNTESEIREVRAKGKPLGLFNDLSYQENKLELLSGDRIFLYTDGLLDLVHPDEGSFEESKLKSILWQNRELPLDQFESKMLEEIKRYTIAMGEPEDDISFLMIEVT, from the coding sequence ATGAAAGTCAAACGGAAATATACAAACAAAAAGAGAAAGATTCTATGGGGGTATATCCTTTTTTGTCTTTGTTTACTACTCCCAAACTGCCATTTTGAGTCCATCCAAACTGCAAGGCCATCCATTGATCTCTTCCAAGAAGATACGATTGAATATCTTTGGCTACCTTCCGATAGCGATAAAAATCACCCTCAATTCTTGGCAAAGGAAACATTTGCCGTATTTGAAAAGGGTAAACTCGGTGGAAAACCAAATCCAAACCACAAGTTATGGATTCGGATTCGTAAGCCTCAAAAAGTAGCCTTCTCACAACCTGTTCTTTTTTTGGAAATTGCTTTAGAAAAAATGAAAGTTTTCGAAGGCAATGAGCTGATCTATACCTTCTCAGAAACAGATTATGTGTTCCCACACATTATCCCACTGTCTGCTGACAAGGAGGGATTTATATATATAGAATTCGATGGCATATACCGTGGCTTCTTAGGCATAGATAGATCTGCTTGGATATTAGAACATCAAGATGCCTATCATCATATGTTCATTCAAAATTTTTTCCGCATATGTCTTGGACCGGTTTTAGTTTTTTTATCTCTACTTTTCTTCGGAATGTATTTTTTGAATCGAAGTTTGAAGATGAATCTTTTCTTTTCAGCCTTTTTAATGAGCTGTGCCTGGATTGAAATTACAAATGGTTTTATAGCTTATTTTTGGCAGAACCAATCTCAATTGGTTTCAACAATCCAATACGTAAATTATGCGCTCTGTCCTCTTATGCTTTTGCTTTTTTTAGCACAAGTCTTTCCTCCCTTCTTTGGGAGTCTCTTTCGTTTGATCTCGTGTATTCATGTTGTATTGTACATAGTGTATTTTTTAAGAAATGATAGTGATCCAGTTTCTTTTTTAAATATTGAAGAAGATTTTTCTCTGTGGTTGGTTCCAGAGGCGATTATCGTAATTTATTCATCAATATATGTTATTTTTAGAAAGCAAAAACATTTAACTCTCATTTCTGTGGGAATCATTATTTTTATTTTTACTGGCATTCATGATGTTTTGGTTGATCTAGAAATTTTACCATACCGACTTTCTCTAATTCATTTGGGATTGTGGATAGGTGTGGTTGCCTTTGCATACTTTGTCTTTAAGCAATACTTCCAAATGATCCAATCAATGGACCAGATGAACCAACTTCTAATCCAAAAGAATAAAGATTTGGAAAGACTGATCGCTATTGATAGAGATTTAGATTTAGCACATACATTGCAAGAATCCTTACTCGCAAAGCGTGAAATCAAAGAATCTTTGATTCACATCAAAAGTTTCAACCAAGCCTTACACAGCGTAGGAGGTGATTACTTTGACTTTACTCAGGATAGTATGGGAAATTGGGGTATCATCATCTGTGATGTTGCTGGTCACGGAATTTCATCTGCATTTGTCGCAGCCATGACAAAGATGGCATTCTCTGCAACAGCTCCTTATATGCAATTTCCTCAAAAGGTTTTGCATTCTATGAATCGAAATTTAACAGGAAAGGTCTCTGGTCTTTTTATTACCTCCTCCTACTTATACTTTGATTTAGAAGCGAAACTTCTTTCCTTTTCAAATGCCGGCCACCCCGAGTTTTATCTGATCCGAAACACAGAGAGTGAAATCAGGGAAGTCCGGGCCAAAGGGAAACCTTTAGGCTTGTTCAATGACCTATCCTACCAAGAAAACAAACTCGAGCTTCTATCTGGCGATAGAATTTTCCTTTATACGGATGGGCTCTTAGACTTGGTGCATCCTGACGAGGGATCATTTGAAGAAAGCAAGTTAAAATCGATACTCTGGCAGAATCGTGAGCTTCCCTTGGATCAATTTGAGTCAAAAATGCTGGAAGAGATCAAACGATATACAATCGCAATGGGCGAACCCGAAGATGATATTTCTTTTTTAATGATCGAGGTCACTTAA
- a CDS encoding rhomboid family intramembrane serine protease, with the protein MTRWLWEFPLTAFFVSFMVLLYPITVIFFPSVIDEYFLATPGLFQPVNWILSTFFHGSFSHLFNNMFFLILLGRVVEQRVGKAKWLLFYFMAGFLSVLGDWFVRGFLIGDTTPVVGASGAISGLACVAAMLSPFQFPISKSKRIPFPIFLFAWISIYSDVTNLFARDQVAHWAHLAGFFSVFVTAYFLSQKERKQIQQGFLLNLLFFTLTVILLFFINNR; encoded by the coding sequence ATGACTCGGTGGCTTTGGGAATTTCCTTTGACTGCATTTTTTGTCAGTTTTATGGTATTACTTTATCCTATAACAGTTATCTTTTTCCCATCAGTTATTGATGAATACTTTTTGGCAACTCCTGGACTATTCCAGCCAGTGAATTGGATCCTTAGCACATTCTTTCATGGTTCCTTTTCTCATTTATTCAATAATATGTTTTTTCTCATCCTTCTTGGAAGAGTCGTAGAGCAAAGAGTAGGCAAAGCCAAATGGTTATTGTTTTATTTTATGGCTGGCTTCTTATCCGTATTAGGTGACTGGTTTGTTAGGGGATTTCTTATAGGAGACACGACTCCGGTTGTGGGAGCGAGTGGTGCTATTTCTGGACTTGCATGTGTGGCGGCTATGTTATCTCCATTTCAATTTCCCATTAGCAAATCAAAACGGATCCCCTTTCCTATCTTTTTATTTGCTTGGATAAGCATCTACAGCGACGTCACAAATTTGTTTGCGAGAGACCAAGTGGCACATTGGGCACACTTAGCAGGATTTTTCTCCGTATTTGTAACAGCTTATTTTTTAAGTCAAAAAGAGAGAAAGCAAATCCAGCAGGGATTTCTATTGAATCTTTTGTTTTTTACATTGACTGTCATACTTTTGTTTTTTATCAACAATAGATAG
- a CDS encoding adhesin OmpL37 family surface protein, translating into MFRVVSILLICFMAWTDSFSDQSSSKATQLIRVSYGLKDNHEYLRILNSTISNRGTEIQKLYYKRCVQHHIESEILHLQMDLGKSYAELRRTQGLLIRLYALILEDEIADLERELGVLAKKANGKEKTETKLYLRLGYREIAIAKQKLLIGKNIRPYLYLMKLHEFGFALKSLKQAEKYIVLLGLLHDSIDDFNKEAKSLEGLVSEVNRIIFVDREKYLRMLYDSYFDSFEEQSYYDGIWKKPDLHELATGIPNFDPPYARRPDEAKLPTSAPKKE; encoded by the coding sequence ATGTTTCGCGTAGTCTCTATACTTCTGATTTGTTTTATGGCCTGGACGGATTCCTTTTCCGATCAATCCAGTTCCAAAGCAACTCAGTTGATCCGAGTGAGTTATGGCCTTAAGGACAATCACGAATACCTAAGAATTTTAAATTCAACCATCTCCAATCGCGGAACAGAAATCCAAAAGTTGTATTATAAGAGGTGTGTCCAACACCATATTGAATCTGAGATTCTCCATTTGCAAATGGATTTAGGAAAATCATACGCAGAGCTTCGGAGAACCCAAGGTCTCCTCATCCGCCTGTATGCATTGATTCTGGAAGATGAAATTGCTGACCTAGAAAGGGAATTAGGTGTGCTTGCCAAAAAAGCAAATGGAAAAGAAAAGACAGAAACCAAACTCTATCTACGGCTTGGCTATAGAGAGATTGCGATCGCTAAACAAAAGTTACTAATCGGAAAGAATATTCGTCCCTATCTTTACTTAATGAAACTTCATGAATTTGGATTTGCATTGAAATCTCTCAAACAAGCAGAGAAGTACATCGTCCTTTTGGGCTTATTGCATGATTCGATTGATGATTTTAACAAAGAAGCAAAGTCACTTGAGGGACTAGTAAGCGAAGTGAATCGAATCATTTTCGTTGATCGAGAAAAGTATTTAAGAATGTTGTATGATAGTTACTTTGATTCCTTTGAAGAACAAAGCTATTATGATGGTATTTGGAAAAAACCAGACCTCCATGAATTGGCAACAGGCATACCAAATTTTGATCCACCTTATGCCCGAAGACCGGATGAGGCCAAACTTCCGACCTCTGCTCCCAAAAAAGAATAA
- a CDS encoding NUDIX domain-containing protein: protein MSKHGYFQITQKVFLRNQNKLLVLRDRKSGLGDLPGGRMNEDEFFEDWTESIRRELSEELGDTVKINLNPEPFLIHKHRVNEGNHPCIIIAYHAQLLSGEIVMSDEHDFLEWVDVSTYNPSPLFTEYMLEAVQKYLKQYA from the coding sequence GTGAGTAAACACGGCTATTTTCAAATCACACAAAAAGTTTTCCTAAGGAACCAAAACAAGCTTCTAGTTCTCCGTGATCGTAAATCAGGCCTAGGAGATTTGCCTGGTGGTCGAATGAATGAAGATGAATTTTTTGAAGACTGGACGGAGAGCATTCGTAGAGAATTGAGTGAAGAGCTTGGCGATACTGTCAAAATCAACCTAAATCCAGAACCGTTTTTAATTCATAAACACAGAGTAAATGAAGGAAATCACCCTTGTATCATCATTGCCTACCATGCTCAATTGCTCTCAGGAGAGATTGTAATGTCCGATGAGCATGATTTTTTGGAGTGGGTGGATGTTTCCACTTATAATCCCTCTCCACTTTTCACAGAATATATGTTAGAAGCAGTCCAAAAATATTTAAAACAATATGCATAA
- the prfA gene encoding peptide chain release factor 1, with amino-acid sequence MIDRLKKIQEKYLRIEDELGTATQSDQLKNLSKERSRLTPVYNKAAEYIKITKDIEDAKKLLNSENDPEMHSMLKTEIEEGETKLENLSKELEIMLLPPDPNSGKSILVEIRAGTGGEESGLFCADLFRMYSKYADKMGMKVDIIDLSPTGIGGYKEVVFSLDDDRAYDLFKFESGTHRVQRIPETESGGRIHTSAVTVAVLPEVEEREIEIKESDLRIDVYRSSGAGGQHVNTTDSAVRITHIPTGIVSASQEERSQIKNRDKAMRMLRARIADQLALSAKQSADALKKSQVGSGDRSERIRTYNFPQGRCTDHRIGFTSHNLPAIMEGDLEELIDALVQEDRAKRLADAKA; translated from the coding sequence ATGATAGACAGATTGAAAAAAATACAAGAAAAATACCTTCGGATTGAGGATGAACTTGGTACAGCTACTCAATCGGATCAGTTGAAGAACTTATCCAAGGAGAGATCTCGACTAACACCTGTCTATAACAAGGCCGCTGAGTACATCAAAATCACAAAAGATATTGAAGACGCGAAAAAATTATTAAACTCTGAAAACGATCCCGAAATGCACTCTATGTTGAAGACAGAGATCGAAGAAGGAGAAACCAAACTAGAAAACCTATCTAAAGAACTTGAAATCATGTTGCTACCGCCTGATCCCAACTCGGGCAAAAGTATCCTTGTGGAAATCCGTGCCGGAACTGGTGGAGAAGAATCGGGATTGTTCTGTGCCGATCTATTCCGTATGTATAGCAAGTATGCTGATAAGATGGGTATGAAAGTGGACATCATAGATTTAAGCCCCACAGGGATTGGTGGCTACAAGGAAGTCGTTTTTTCCTTGGATGATGACCGCGCTTATGACCTATTCAAATTTGAGTCTGGCACACACCGCGTACAAAGGATTCCAGAAACGGAATCTGGCGGTAGGATCCATACCTCTGCGGTCACGGTCGCGGTTCTTCCTGAAGTGGAAGAAAGAGAAATCGAGATCAAAGAAAGTGACCTAAGGATTGATGTGTATCGTTCCTCGGGTGCTGGTGGACAGCACGTTAACACAACGGACTCTGCTGTTCGGATCACACACATTCCTACCGGTATTGTCTCTGCATCACAGGAAGAAAGGTCTCAAATTAAAAACAGGGATAAGGCGATGCGTATGCTCCGCGCAAGGATTGCCGATCAATTGGCTTTATCCGCCAAACAAAGTGCAGATGCTCTTAAAAAATCACAAGTTGGCTCTGGAGACCGTTCTGAGCGAATCCGCACCTACAATTTTCCGCAAGGCCGTTGTACAGACCATAGGATAGGGTTTACGAGCCACAATCTCCCTGCCATTATGGAAGGCGATTTGGAAGAGCTCATAGATGCTCTAGTCCAAGAAGACCGGGCAAAACGCCTAGCGGATGCAAAAGCCTAG
- a CDS encoding alcohol dehydrogenase catalytic domain-containing protein has protein sequence MQIKFKALDYTADDRFIESEYEYSGETETGWKISRNGETYLEVGPGYRLLKTKSCGVCSTDIDRRFLPHPLPQIIGHEVLAESVGNNEKQRYVVEINDTWEARGSVETDAFCREGIPTHSPERKVLGIDRLPGGFGPYLLVPKNAAIPLDGISDKAAVLMEPFAAALQAMLASPPKEGDRVAVLGPRRLGSLVLAALSAYRTSSKTNFHITAITRHDHLITLSKKMGADVAVDLRVTSIDTLKSQFDIVYDTTSTPSGFLSAIEISKRELHLKTTNGQTMGGLQHLTELVVDELSLLPVSESSFQFIWPRETRKNKTIFVFGSMYERWKDKLPTHFKVYHGSPEEAVSILEGKDFEGLVPRFDLVLVESPDQIAKAIRPIPGSESSLVRPRSAILVDSSKESLWEGEAKQTREFFQQGKQIRSSRCGDFHFAIQLLKENPSVVNALEENMISHQYSASDLTTAYSKAKEPSSVKVVVNFP, from the coding sequence ATGCAGATCAAATTTAAGGCACTCGATTATACAGCAGATGATCGTTTCATAGAGTCGGAGTATGAATATTCCGGGGAGACCGAAACAGGTTGGAAGATCTCTAGGAATGGCGAGACCTATTTAGAAGTTGGGCCTGGGTATAGACTGCTCAAAACCAAATCCTGTGGTGTCTGTTCGACAGACATTGACAGACGTTTTCTCCCTCACCCTCTCCCCCAAATCATCGGCCACGAGGTATTGGCAGAGTCAGTAGGCAATAACGAAAAGCAGCGTTACGTGGTTGAGATCAACGACACTTGGGAGGCACGCGGTTCTGTAGAGACAGATGCGTTTTGCCGAGAGGGGATACCTACGCACTCTCCCGAAAGAAAAGTATTGGGAATCGACCGATTGCCAGGTGGATTCGGGCCTTACCTTCTTGTTCCTAAGAATGCGGCTATTCCTTTGGATGGGATTTCAGACAAAGCAGCTGTCCTCATGGAGCCTTTTGCAGCTGCACTCCAGGCAATGTTGGCTTCGCCTCCCAAAGAAGGAGACCGGGTTGCTGTGCTTGGGCCAAGGCGTTTAGGCAGTCTTGTACTAGCCGCTTTAAGTGCTTATAGAACATCTTCCAAAACCAATTTTCATATAACCGCCATTACGCGGCATGACCACCTAATCACACTTTCCAAAAAAATGGGAGCGGATGTGGCAGTTGATTTGCGTGTGACAAGTATCGATACATTGAAATCTCAATTTGACATAGTGTATGATACAACAAGCACTCCCAGTGGATTTTTATCCGCAATTGAGATTTCAAAACGAGAACTTCATTTAAAAACGACCAATGGGCAAACTATGGGTGGCTTACAGCACCTAACAGAACTAGTGGTTGACGAACTTTCTCTATTGCCTGTCTCTGAATCATCCTTCCAATTCATTTGGCCCAGAGAAACTAGAAAAAACAAAACTATTTTTGTGTTTGGATCTATGTATGAAAGATGGAAGGATAAATTGCCAACGCATTTCAAAGTATACCATGGCAGTCCAGAAGAGGCCGTCTCCATACTTGAAGGTAAAGATTTCGAGGGACTCGTGCCTCGCTTTGATTTGGTTCTCGTAGAATCTCCCGATCAAATAGCGAAAGCTATACGACCAATTCCAGGTTCAGAAAGCTCCCTCGTCCGACCTCGTAGTGCTATTTTGGTAGATAGTTCAAAGGAGAGTCTTTGGGAAGGTGAAGCAAAACAAACCCGAGAATTCTTTCAACAAGGAAAGCAGATTCGTAGTTCACGGTGTGGAGATTTCCATTTTGCCATCCAATTACTCAAAGAGAATCCGAGTGTTGTAAATGCCTTGGAAGAAAATATGATCTCTCATCAATATTCCGCATCGGATCTTACCACTGCCTATTCCAAAGCCAAGGAGCCTAGTTCCGTTAAGGTAGTCGTAAACTTTCCTTAA
- a CDS encoding zinc-binding dehydrogenase: MKAAILLPGERSLKIDDVPITEVKPKQVKIKVKACGICGSDIHLILHGKMKATYTPCIPGHETSGVVTELGEGVTKFQVGDRVVVSAGTSCGICDKCLAGKENLCEQIGVLGFNQRGGFAEYLIIEERYLHKLPESIPFEQGAILADAVSTPYHALKYQGELKKGENVVVIGCGGLGIHAVAIAKALGAAHITAVDIDQGSLENAEAYGADLSILLDKNIQLGKVLKEKTKGVDVLADFSGHMSNIESSLRAMNRGGRIVLVGIGRSKLEFPMPFFLIERQIRITGSYGSDSRAIPELIQLYEDKQINLSKSISGVHKLEEANEYLHALEDKKGNPIRFILNPEL; this comes from the coding sequence ATGAAAGCAGCCATTCTCTTACCAGGCGAAAGATCTCTCAAAATTGACGATGTACCCATAACCGAAGTTAAACCCAAGCAAGTAAAGATAAAAGTGAAAGCATGCGGAATCTGTGGGTCTGACATTCACCTCATACTTCATGGAAAGATGAAAGCAACCTACACTCCATGCATTCCAGGACATGAGACATCTGGTGTTGTTACAGAACTCGGCGAAGGCGTCACAAAGTTCCAAGTCGGAGACAGGGTTGTCGTCAGTGCAGGAACTTCCTGTGGTATCTGCGACAAATGTCTAGCCGGCAAAGAAAATCTCTGTGAACAAATTGGTGTGCTTGGGTTCAACCAACGAGGTGGCTTTGCAGAGTATCTAATCATCGAAGAAAGATACCTCCACAAATTACCTGAATCAATCCCATTTGAACAAGGTGCTATCCTCGCTGATGCTGTTTCCACACCTTATCATGCTTTGAAATACCAGGGTGAGTTAAAAAAAGGAGAAAATGTAGTTGTGATTGGCTGTGGGGGACTCGGCATCCATGCAGTAGCCATAGCAAAAGCATTGGGTGCAGCTCACATAACAGCTGTCGACATAGACCAAGGCTCTCTCGAAAATGCGGAGGCATATGGTGCTGATTTGAGCATTCTGTTAGATAAAAATATTCAACTGGGAAAGGTCTTAAAAGAAAAAACGAAGGGTGTTGATGTACTAGCCGACTTTTCAGGGCATATGTCCAACATTGAAAGTAGTCTAAGGGCTATGAATCGAGGTGGACGCATTGTACTCGTAGGTATCGGAAGGAGCAAATTAGAATTTCCTATGCCCTTCTTTCTGATCGAAAGACAGATTCGAATTACAGGCTCTTATGGTTCTGATAGTCGTGCTATCCCAGAGTTGATACAGCTATATGAAGATAAACAGATTAATCTTTCAAAATCCATCAGTGGTGTTCATAAATTAGAAGAGGCAAATGAATATCTGCATGCTTTGGAAGATAAAAAAGGAAATCCAATTCGATTTATTCTAAACCCCGAATTGTAA
- a CDS encoding hydrolase, carbon-nitrogen family protein — protein MPKVEFSIAKTETKPEEEKEIEFITAPWTDIKIRTNGVDRKYGNIVGMQVFLFAKDFAKQEWWALRLEELLKKGKDANIYDRKTIIILPENIGTGLVFLGEKDFVFEKETWQEAMDAFVKKHESELQSFLPDSKKPKATWEAAFRYRSEEMAKVYQETFSKLANTYKVPILAGSIILPSPKVVNGNLVVDPKGPLYNVSVPFSADGRVMAPLLKKTILTEEEKQILEPGEKNQDRTWIVPGWKVGVFMGSEVFSLPLYESLRGRPLDGLVAMSASLSPLDTKSLADLIPEDISSLSENQIWETQGLPKHIKLTRAVDLVHVFLHGDFFGTNPKGRTFNLRDFVNADNAESDQEPTILNLYF, from the coding sequence ATGCCCAAAGTTGAGTTTTCTATCGCCAAAACAGAAACCAAACCAGAGGAAGAGAAAGAAATAGAATTTATAACAGCACCTTGGACAGACATCAAAATCCGCACTAATGGTGTAGATCGTAAATATGGAAACATAGTTGGCATGCAGGTGTTTTTATTTGCTAAGGATTTTGCCAAACAAGAATGGTGGGCGCTTCGACTAGAAGAGTTACTAAAAAAAGGCAAAGATGCAAACATTTATGATCGCAAAACAATCATTATCTTACCTGAGAATATCGGAACAGGTCTTGTGTTTTTGGGTGAAAAAGATTTTGTATTTGAAAAAGAAACATGGCAAGAGGCCATGGATGCTTTTGTCAAAAAACATGAATCAGAGCTCCAATCATTTCTCCCGGATTCAAAAAAACCAAAAGCTACATGGGAAGCTGCCTTTCGGTATCGCTCAGAAGAAATGGCAAAGGTCTACCAAGAGACCTTTTCTAAATTAGCAAATACATACAAAGTTCCCATCCTAGCTGGATCCATCATACTTCCTTCGCCCAAAGTAGTGAATGGTAATCTGGTGGTAGATCCGAAAGGTCCTCTTTATAATGTTTCCGTACCTTTCTCTGCCGATGGTCGCGTGATGGCACCTCTTCTGAAAAAAACCATTCTTACCGAAGAAGAAAAACAGATCTTAGAACCAGGTGAAAAAAACCAAGACCGGACTTGGATTGTTCCTGGTTGGAAAGTGGGTGTTTTTATGGGCTCAGAAGTTTTTTCTCTTCCTCTCTATGAAAGTTTACGTGGCAGACCCTTAGATGGTTTGGTGGCAATGTCTGCTTCTCTCTCGCCCTTAGATACAAAATCCTTGGCCGATTTGATACCTGAAGATATCAGTTCACTTTCCGAAAATCAAATTTGGGAAACACAAGGTCTACCAAAACATATAAAATTGACGAGAGCAGTAGATCTTGTGCATGTTTTTTTACATGGTGATTTTTTTGGCACCAATCCGAAAGGCCGCACATTCAACCTGAGAGATTTTGTAAATGCGGACAATGCAGAGTCGGATCAAGAGCCAACGATCTTGAATCTCTACTTCTAA
- a CDS encoding NAD(P)H-dependent flavin oxidoreductase, with the protein MKISTKITEMLKIDLPIIGAPMFLVSYPELVVAVSEAGGIGCFPSLNYRTSEQLKEGLKEIRSKTKKPIGVNLILHKDHNPNWAKQFEVVMEMKVELIITSLGTPRTIAKEAKSNGATLFCDVTTLKHANIVAKSGADALIAVAQGAGGHAGNTTPFALIPYLKKETGLPIIAAGAISGGAQMAAALSLGADAVYIGTKLIATNESRAQNEYKQMLIDSGPDEITYTEKISGIPANWLTKSVMKSPELLESSARKLAEVHSGGEKAMEQEYKRWRDIWSAGQGVAQIEDVRPAKEVVQEMAQEYLAIVSQLPRN; encoded by the coding sequence ATGAAAATTTCCACAAAAATTACAGAAATGCTCAAGATCGATTTACCAATCATTGGAGCACCTATGTTTTTGGTCTCCTATCCTGAGTTAGTTGTAGCTGTTTCGGAAGCTGGAGGTATTGGCTGCTTTCCTTCCTTAAATTATCGAACATCTGAGCAACTCAAAGAAGGTTTAAAAGAAATACGATCAAAAACAAAAAAACCAATCGGTGTAAATTTAATTCTGCATAAAGACCACAATCCCAATTGGGCAAAACAATTCGAAGTGGTCATGGAAATGAAGGTAGAATTGATCATCACAAGTCTTGGGACTCCTAGGACCATTGCAAAAGAAGCAAAATCCAATGGTGCTACACTTTTCTGCGATGTCACAACTTTGAAACATGCAAATATTGTAGCTAAATCAGGCGCCGATGCATTGATCGCGGTTGCGCAAGGCGCAGGCGGGCATGCTGGGAATACAACACCATTTGCCTTAATACCCTACTTAAAAAAAGAGACCGGGCTTCCTATTATCGCGGCAGGTGCTATCTCAGGTGGAGCGCAGATGGCTGCGGCTTTGTCTTTGGGTGCTGATGCTGTTTATATTGGTACGAAGCTTATCGCGACAAATGAGTCAAGAGCACAAAACGAATACAAACAAATGTTAATTGACTCAGGCCCAGATGAAATTACCTATACCGAAAAAATTTCAGGGATCCCAGCCAATTGGCTAACAAAGTCTGTAATGAAATCTCCCGAACTACTTGAATCAAGTGCACGAAAGCTGGCGGAAGTGCATTCTGGTGGCGAAAAAGCAATGGAGCAAGAATACAAACGGTGGAGAGACATCTGGTCTGCTGGCCAGGGTGTTGCTCAAATAGAGGATGTAAGACCAGCAAAGGAAGTTGTCCAAGAAATGGCACAAGAGTACTTAGCAATCGTTTCGCAATTGCCAAGAAATTAA